CACAAACGGGAAAGAGAAGGAATGGACAAAgactgaaaaagaaagagaaatggaATGAAAGTGAAATGGAACAAGAGCAACATGGAAAGAGACAGCTTTGGGGCTTGGGAGACTTGGTGCAGAGAAGAGAGGGAGATGGCGAGGGAAACTAAAATGGAGAATGCAGGGAGCTCAGGTGGCGATCATGCTGCTAAGCTCTGGTCAAGAGGATGAGAACTGATAAGAGCCGAGAGAAAGATGGAATAAAGATGTGTGGGGGGCTGTGTTACGGCTGTTGCTGCTGGTTGGGAGAGTAGAAAAGAAGTTGAGATCTCTCTAGTCCTCTAAGTTCTAGagccgagagagagagtaagATAGAGCTAGTTTGTGATGTTAGGAGAGGACAGAAGGGCTGGTGGGTGATGCTGATGAGGACTACAGAGGAAGGAGTCAGCCAAGGAACTAAGTTGCCCCAGATGCAGAGGAGAgtgagagagatagagagctTGAGAGACGGAGAGTAAGGCAATGGCGATCATGATGAAGAGCAGCCGTTGGAAGGGGCTGAGCTTttgtttgtgtgtgtgtgtgtgtgtgtgtgtgttgcTAGGGCAGAGAGTAAgtaggaagaagaagaaaaagaaggaaagaagtGGTCAACTAAGGTGATGGTGATGGAAAATGGTGATGAAGGTAGTCTCGTGTCAAAGAAGggaggagaaagaagaaactGGCTGTGTTGTTCTCGTTcaaaggagaagagagagaaaaagattgGTCGCTATTGGTGGCTGCTGGTTGCCTCAAGAAGATGATGGCAGGGTCGGCTGGCTGTGGTGTTGTCGATTATCAAAGGTCGCAATGTTGATGGtcagaaggaaaaagaatagGAGAGGGAAATGGTGTCAGGAGATGGTGAATGCCGAGAGGAGAAGCCGAGCTGATTTTCCAGAGCGAAAGACTGATGCAAAGAAGATGTGATAGAGAAGTGATAAGGGTTGGTTGCGGCCTTCCCCTCTGCTCAGACCcaagagggggaaaaaaaaaggatctaGCCAAGAACCAAATGGAGTTGCTGTTATTGTAGCATTAGTGGCTTGCAGGGGCATGGGCACAGCCGAGCAACAGGTCATCCAAACTGCTGAGCTGTAGAGGATGGCGTAAAGCAATCACCCAGGTGACATGcagaagagaaagaagaagaaaagaagcagaagaagatAAGGATGATCTGCGGCCGAAGATTGCAGGTTCGACAAGCCAACTTGCAAGGAGATGGGTAGGCTGCAGATTGCTGAGAATAGGTGAAGGCTGCAAACTCAAGCTCTGGGGAAAGAAGAAGCAGccgaggaaaagaaaaagaaaagaaagaaagggtCAACATATCGGCCAACTTGGCCAACCCCTCTACCATCTGTTATCTATTttgtttctctttcttttttttttatctatttattcgTACGGGCATTCTCGGGCAAAATTCGATTTCTCAAAATATAtcgatatttttgaaattaatactTCGATattgagaaattcaaaaaataatcgaCTCTGTGAGAATTCCAATTTGCATTGATGGAGATcgaatttcaataaaaatcgACATCGAACCCAAGCCAATCGTAATTGCtttattattttcgaaattcaGTCTTTTTAACCGGATATTTGAAAAACAATTCAGGACCACCGTTacgttcagaaaaattcaaggatcaATATTATGTgtgaaaagtattttttttatccctTAATATAATCCCAAATTTCGAAATCAAAATTAGTACATGTAAGCCCTGAAATTCTTGTCTTTTCAATCGAATatccgaaaaataatttgGAACAACCATTgcattcagaaaaattcaagaatcaaattataaagaaaaattatttttcgacCTCAAGTTTTGTCccagaatttgaaaatcgaacTTGATGCATGTACAGCCTGAAATTTTCGTCTTTTCAATCAGTTACCTGAAAAACGATCCGGAATCACCATTGCcttcagaaaaattcgaggATCAATATTATGTAGAGCAATCCATTCTGGTCCCATAtgttgtcctaaattttgaaGGATAGAAATTGATGCACATAAAACCTGAAAAACGTCCCGTAgagttttttttctaaaaaatgtaaaatttggAGTTAAGATAAAGAAATGCCCCGAGTTCAAAAGCCGTGAATGTATCGAGTGATAGTCAGAGGTGACTTCCTcgataaatgaaaaatgtggTCGTGTCCTCCTTAACGGTCCTCGAGTGCCGATGGACTAaaacggggtgctgacaaaGAGTCGTATAGACATAATGAAATAAGTTTTGTTTTGCAACCCTATAAAATTTGACAAATAAAAAGATTGGAAAAAATCTAAAGCACTCGCCAAGTATCATCATGTTAATCACaagtaagaaaaaatattgcaCAATTATGaatctttaaataaaatgtaaaattaaagAGAATCGGAATGGAGAAAAACTTCAATAGATACAAATTTAGACGCATTATCggataataagaaaattttataaaaacttCGCCTCTTCATACTCCATAAGTGAAGATAGAATGAAGGTCATATATATGCAACCACGGCGGGAGCatcaaaatacaataaaaggaaacataatatTGTAAATGCAATAAGAAcatcaacatatataatttaaaatgagAATACATACATGCATTgtgtttaaataaatattgtaCATATTAGTTACTCTaggatatatattatataaaaatatattaagatACTATGTTGAGAATATATTAGATAGTATATTGCATAGAGATATATACTGACGATCTTCTTTAGATTATCTTGTTATATGAAGAATATCTTCATATAACGTAATTACCGCTTATAAGTTGTTGTAAACATTGACATGCCTTTTTGAGTTATGCAGAATAtcctataatttttaattgaggtaaaattatattacttgaatatatattacttatttaaattatttcgtATATTAGCTAGtttacataataattaaatgtTTTACATGTTCAGGATAAATGTGTAAAAACTTCCTTAATATTATATGATGACTTGGCAATGCGAAAAACctccattttatatttttaaacacGTGGCCGCGTGAGACACTTGGCAATGCGCCCCCAGACGTAGTCAGAATTTCTGACGAACTGGGTAATCAATTTCGTGTgtctcttttgctttttcgttcatattgtcttctaCTATCGTATATCAGGCGCAACAATTAGTATCAGAGCTCGGGTTTGAATTGGAGCAATCTACGATGGACGAAGGAAATTGATGATCAAAAAGTTCGATGGATCGGATTACGGGTTTTGGAGGATGTAGATCGAAGATTATCTTTACGGTAAAGATTTGTGGCAACCTCTAGAGGATAAGTCGATCGGGATGACAGAAGCGGAATGGAAGGTGTTGGATGGGAAGGCGATGAGTGTGATTCGTTTGTCGCTGTCGCGGAACATGGCGTTTCATACAGCGAAGGAGAAAACCACCAAAGGTATACTGAAGGTTTAAGCCGATATGTACGAAAAGCCATCAGCAGCGAACAAGGTTCATCTGATGCGGCAGCTGTTTAACCTAAAGATGTCGGAGAGTACTGCTGTTGCCGAACATCTAAATGAGTTCAATTTGATAACGGCTCAATTGACCTCAGTCGTTATCGATTTTGATGACGAAGTAAGAGCCCTAATTTTATTGTCGTCTCTACTAGAAAGTTGGAGCGGAACAGTCACAGCTGTTAGTGCTTCTGTGGGGAAGGCGAAATTAAAGTTTGATGAAGTTCGAGATCTAATAATTAGTGAAGAAATTCGCAAAAAAGAATCAGGGAAAACTTCGGGATCAGCTTTGAGTACAGAAAATAGAGGCAGATTAGAATCAGGGAATTCGCATCGAGGCAGATCGAAGTCGAGAAATAAATCTAAGTCAAGACAAGACAAAAGTTCAATTGAGTGTTGGAATTGTAAGAAACGTGGTCATTACAAGAATCAGTGTAAGGCACtgagaaaggaaaggaaagacgACGACTCAGCGAACGTGGCAACAGAGGAGATTAGTGACGCACTGATCTTGAGTGTCAGCAGTCCGTTGGAATCGTGGGTTTTGGATTCTTGAGCATCGTTTCATTCCCGCCCTAATGCCGATATTATGGAGAATTATACTTCTGGTAATTTTGGTAAGGTTTATCTTGCTGATGATGAGCCTTTGGAGATCGCAGGGAAAGGAGATGTTCGTATTAAAACACCGAATGGACTCGTATGGCAGTTGCGTGCTGTGAGGCACATTCCTGGTTTGAAGAGGAATCTAATTTCTGTAGGGTAGTTGGATGACGAGGGTTATGACCTGTCCTTTGGCTCTAGTTCCTGGAAAATAATCAAAGGGGCCATAGTGGTGGTTCGAGGTAAGAAGGAGGATACACTGTACATGACCGTGAACAACCATGATAACATTGCACTCGCCAGTGCAAACAGCGATGCAGATTTGTGGCATTGCAGGCTTGGCCACATGAGTGAGAAGGGGATGAAACAGTTATGTTCAAAGGGCAAACTACCAGGTCTAAAAACAGTTGCGCTTGGATTATGCGAGGATTGTGTATTCGGGAAGCAGAAAAGAGTCAGTTTTTCGAAGGCTGGTAGAACTTTGAAGGAGCAGAAATTGTAGCTGGTACATAGTGACTTATGGGGACCAGCACCGGTCACATCTCTTGGTGGCGCATCATATTACATGATCTTCATTGACGACTCCACGAGAAAGGTATgggtttattttcttaaacgTAAATCTGACGCTTTTGATGCTTTCAGAAAGTGGAAAGTTTTGGTAGAAAATGAAACAGACATGAAGGTGAAATGTTTGAGATCTGATAATGGTGGAGAATATGAGCTCGATGAGTTCAAAGAGTATTATGCTGTGAATGGCATTCGCATGGAGAAAACTGTAAGAGGAACCCCTCAGTAGAACGGGGTTGCAGAACGAATGAACAGAACCTTGAATGAACGTGCTAGGTGCATGCGATTGAAGTGTGGGTTACCGAAGACATTTTGGGCAGATGCAGTTAACACTGCTGCTTTCTTAAGTAATAGAGGACCACAAGTTCCTTTGGATAACGACATACCATAGGAGGTTTGGAGTGGTAAAGAGGTAAACCTCTCATTTCTCAAAGTTTTTTGTTGTGTTTCGTATGTTCATGTTGATGCTACTGCTAGAAGCAAACTGGATGCAAAATCTGTGAAGTGTACTTTTATTGGATATGGCGGTGATGAATTTGGTTATAGATTTTGGGATGATCAAAATCGGAAAATAATTAGAAGGTGAGATGTCATATTTAATGAGCATGTTCTGTACAAAGACAAGTCGGGTGCACCAGACATTGATAGCGCAGGTACTCAAGTTAAAAGCCCTCAGTTTGTTGAATTGGATATTCCAAACTCACGTGTTAGCAAAATTCAGAATGACCAGGAGGTTGTTGAGGCAGAACCAAGTACATCGGTAGTTCCGTTGAGGAGATCAGAAAGACAACATCACGCACCGGAAAGGTACTCGCCCTCTTTACACTATCTTCTGTTGACTGATAGTGGTGAGCCAGAATGTTATGCTGAGGCTATGCAGAGTGAGCACTCGAGCAAGTGGGAGCTTGCAATGGAAGATTAAATGAATTCTTTAATGTCCAATAGCACTTTGGAACTAGTTGAGCTTCCAAAGGGTAAGAAAGCATTGCATAACAAATGGGTTTATAGAATTAAAGAAGAGGCAGATGGAAGCAAGCGTTACAAGGCAAGGTTGGTTGTGAAGGGCTTTCAGCGGAAACAAGGTATTGATTATACAGATATACTCTCTCATGTTGTGAAGCTAACTACTATCATATTAGTTTTGAGCATAGTTGCTgcagaaaatttattattagagCAGATGGATGTAAAAACAGCCTTTCTTCATGGTGGTCTTAATgaagacatatatatgaagCAACCAGAAGGATACTTGTCCGAAGGTAGCAGTGAGCTTAGGTGAAAGCTACAGAAAAGTTTGTATGGTTTGAAACAAGCCCCGAGACAGTGGTATATGAAGTTTGATGGGTTCATGCATGAGATCGAGTTTGTCAAATGCAATGCTGATCATTGTTGCTACTTCAAGAGGTTTAACAATAGCTTTATTATTTTGCTattatatgttgatgatatgttAATAGCAAGCTCTGGTGCTCAAGAGGTGTATAAGTTGAAGAAGCAATTGTCCAAACAGTTTGAAATGAATGAGCTTGGAGAGGCTAAACAGATCCTAGGTATGAGGATTAATCGAGATAAAGTGGCAGGAAAGCTGTTCTTTTCACAGACTAAATACATTGAAAAAGTTTTGAAGAGATTCTGTATGGATACAGCAAAGCCAGTGAGTACTCCTATGAGTAGCCATTTTAAGCTATCAATAAAGGATTCACCTAAAAGTAATTCAGAGCGTGCTCATATGGAGAAAGTTCCCTACGCTTCAGCAGTTGGAAGTATTATGTATGCTATAGTGTGTACTAGACCAGATATTGCGGATACAGTGGGAGTTGTGAGCAGATATATGAGTAATCCGGGTAAGCAGCATTGGGAAGTAGTAAAGTGGATCTTCAGATACCTGCGAGGTACTACAGAGAGGGCTCTATGTTTCGAAGGCAAGAACATGGTTTTGAATGGTTATGTTGATGCTGACCTAGCAGGTGATCTTGATAAAAGGAAGAGTACAACTGGGTACGTGTTTACTTTCGGTGGTACATCGATTTCTTGGGCTTCTAGGTTGCAAAAAACAGTGGCTTTGTCTACTACAGAAGCGGAGTATATAGCAGTGACAGAGGCTAGTAAAGAAATGATATGGCTGCAGAATTTCTTGTGTGAACTgaggaaagagcagaagaacAGTATTCTTTCCAGCGACAATCAGAGCGCTATTTTTTTAGCTAAAAATCCAGCTTTTCATTCGAGAACAAAGCACATCGAGTTGAAGTATCATTACATTCGACatcttttgaaaaagaagGCTTTGCAACTGATGAAGATTCGTGGAAACGAGAATCCTGCTGACATGTTAACTAAGGTTGTGACCTTAGAGAAGTTGAAGCTATGCATGGCTTCAACTGGCCTTGGAACTTGAGGAGTTCGAGGATTGGCGCCGCCGTCGTTTATGGGTTATTTGTTGactatgaagatgaagagataaTTACATTTGTATTCAGTTtccaagtgggagattgttgagtTATGAAACCTGAAATACTGTGAACCCTAACTCAAAAATAGTGATATACCTGGCTTGGCGGCGCCCCTAGACGTAGTCAGAATTTCTGACGAACTGAGTAATCAATTCTGTGTGTCCCTTTTGCTTTTTCGTTCATATTATCTTCTACTATCGTATATCAAGCACAACAATCAGCTCAAAGCTTTATTATTATAGATgcagatatagatatatagacaTAGATATTGATTCTGAGAATAATGCAGATCCGACTAAGAACCAAGCAACCTTCTAcccaagaaaacaaaagaaccaAGCAACAAGAGGCTACGGTATCAATTTTCACCGGtgaaattttatgtatttcttttatttagctTCTGGTATTCCCTAATAAGGCCATACATCTTCCtagtaaataaaaagaaaatgtagtcGTCAACATCAAAAGAAGGAGTAGCGCAGTGGTGCACGCCCTCGTCTGTTGACCTAGAGGTCGCATGTTCGATATCGAGTGGGGCTACCCGTGCCCTTTTATTGGTTATTTAAGATTTATCTTTCAGTGTATTAGGCATTGAGccttttttataatcaaaaaagaaaatgtaatcGTCAACTCTATATCTCTATCTTACTAATTCTTTCATTTCTGACCTTGATAACATGAGCTAggatctcttttttttccttttaaccTGCATATTTGATATTTCTTATGGTTTTCTCGTTTAGTCATTTTAATCGGAACTCTCTTTTTTATCTATGTTTCGGTTTCTCAACATCTTTCAATTAGTACAGGGTAAGTGGTTATCAATGGATTGTCGATTGATATGATTCCAATTAGAATCACAATATCAACAGTCCTCtaatatatctatctatatattatttaattcaaaGTACTCGCACGAGAGCCTTCCGTTGGATCGATAAGGACGTGCCACATCATTGTTTTGAAAAACCCTCCCTAGTGAAGAATCTCTTCACGTTCCTTTGTATTAAAGCATATACATAAATGcattaacttttataatttcatCACAATCCCTTCCTTTCTCTATAAGGCACTCTTTAATAATactattaataaattttgaatttcaaattttatccACTAAATGTGCAACGTGCTTATGTTCtcccaaaaatacaaatacatgTGTAACTTGCAGGTCTATGGACTAGCTATTCAAATTGGATACCTCTCATTTGCCGGAACCTCCCATTCGAGTGATGAAGAGCTTTCAAAAGCCTCCAATTTGAGCAATAAGGAGATTCTAAAAATAATCCATCAACTTGCGGTTGATCTTCAATTCACGTccattattaatatatagataaactTATTAAATGTTATACATTTTCCCAATTCTCCATTTCTTGAATATTCAATAGTTTCTGCGAATAATGAAATAAACTTACTACAAGCtatcaatttattatatttttaatttatgttacataaaatattaattaaaatttacaaatGTAAGAGCCCCGCAATACGCTATtacttagtttttttttttgttagaagAGATACCTATGAGCCTAgtacattgaaatagaaattttaaatatctaataaatggaCAATGGTAGTCTCACTGGGTATCGCACCTAAGATCTCTTGGTCACGAGACGAGATGTGCGCCGCTGTATTATACCCTCTCTTGACTTGATTACttagttttttattaatttgttgGGCAATCAAATGCAATGATTGGTCACTATCTGGCGAGTTAAAAGTATTTCTTATTAGTTTGCCCGATAATTATGGGCCTTTTGATTTGACTCTCAATAATGGAATTTTCATAATGCGCCTCTAGGACGCTATTCCAGAGTCGAATTTAAACATCTCCATTACATTTCCTCTATGTTTGGATTGTCGGATTATCAAATCGTCgcattaattaatattcatTAAAACCAAGTTAAGCTTCACAACCTTCAAACCGTGCCTTAAATTGCCTTCACATCGGCATACGCATGCATGCGATCTCAAGCATTCTTTAAATCACACCAACCAATATTGGACAGGGATGATTACAACGAGATCgttgtgtttagttttagaattaagtaaagttaaattttaattttaattagcttgtaatgattgtgcagttgaattataagaaaaagtatgaaaatgtaatgaatagttaagagagtaattattgtgttgttgaattgtaaaaaaacataataataaatagttgagagaatttaatattaaaaattaaattgaatggttaaaaaaattaaagaaaaagaaacaaataataattgtgttgttaaattgaatgTAAGTGGAGTAGGGttaaaattgatttgtaaAGTCAAACGTGAAAATAATGGGAGCCtagtaatatatatgataggACAGTGAGCAAAATTTTAGGAAAGGCTCGCAACTGATTAAGAGTGCAATGTTACAATCAGTACGGTGCGAATCATCCAAATAAGAAAGAACATCAAGATTGAAACCCAAATGAACAACCATGAAACATACGGAAGGACAAAGCATGGACCTGAGGTCACTGCGATTTATGATCTATAGAAGAGGTTACGTACAAAAGCTGGACCCAAAAAGAAATGTCTAAGCAATCAATCAGTCTATATTATCTATAAACTTCCCATCCTAATGCCACTGTCTCTGCTATAAGGCGAGGGTGCTTCATTAGCATTCGAAAAACTAACATAGTAGAGCTCAGAGACTATGCCCGTGAGGACAACAAAGGCGGCTCCGGCCCCAAACACACCCTTCCTCAGTGTTTCACATGATGGGGGAGTTTCGGACAGCAGCGTCCTGTACTTGGTGTGGTAGGCATTCCTCACGGAACCAGCAAGCAAGCAGATCTCAGCTATGAGAAAGAAAAACCTGACACAGTGAAAGCCATGGCAGTTAATTACTGGAGTAGTTTATTGTCTGATCAATTGGCCTAAAGGCTATAAGTTTATTTCCCTCTACCCGTAATCCCAAACAGACAACTCGAGAGATAACACAAAACCGAAACAGATGACAAGGGTTATCAAGAGTTTTAGAGGCCAAATTCGTTATTCAATCATCTCACGCAGGCCATGGGGATCAATCAGAAGAAACCCACcttatcagaaaaaaaaaaaaaggtggggTGGGGGAAGAATAAATAAGAACCACCTCATACGTTCAATGGCTATAAGAGAATAAGCTTCAGCCTCCAAGGGAAAGCACCACCGATGTATTTTAATCATGGTTTAATAGCTCTAATTTTGTTTCCTACAAGCTCGGGATTGTAAAAGCGTGGCCAATGATGATCCTCAGAGGAAAGATATTAAAGTAAGCACCGTGGTAGAAAGTAGATAAAGACATCGTGGGAGCACATACCAGGTAGTAATGAACAAGACAATTGCCCAAGTTCGGGAAGCACTGGGCCTGAGAGCCTTGCCACAGCATAAGCAACGGCTCACTGCCATTACAAGAAGATGACTAACCAAAAGGAACAGCAGGGCTCCAACACCAAGTCCGGTTGCAATATCAGAATCATAAAGACAGTATCTCCTGTTGCTATTATCGCGGGCTGTCGTAGCCTGCCAAAGAGAAAATCGAAGATCAGACAAGCTATTGCATCTTCCCCCAGATGCAATCGTTAATCAAGTAACGCTTCGTCAACACATCGCCGAGCCTGGAAAAATAGTATTATGGCAAAATCCTGATACCGAGGCTATTTATGTTATACCATGTCCAAAACCAATTGACGCATAGAAAGACTTGAGCTCTACCACACGAGGATCGGAAAGAACAGTAGGAAAAACCCGAGAATATAAGAGGAGAGGGTACCGCCACCTATCGACTCGAGGGTTTGGAATGAACAAGGGTCCAAACGCTTGTCAGCCCACAtgtaattatttcatttatgaTATTACATCAAGATCTCTTCGCCAGTTCAAACATTATCCAGACAACCAATGATTATGTATTCCACACAGCTATTATATGACAAAAGCTAGGATTTTTGGGCTGCAGAAACATCGGACTGCAACAGAGCAGGAGCTAAACGGCACAGAGAGccgggagagggagagagaatcAAAAGGGCTTTTGCTTATGACACTGCAAAACTAGCTGTAGAGGAGTTCCACTAACACCATCATCAGCTCAAAGAGGTTCAagtaaagagagagagagagagagagagagagagagagagagagaggcagagAGGAGAGGGGGGGGTTACAGTGTTCCTGCGCTGCTCGGCGGCAACAGCGAGCCCGAAAGCTACCAAATCGAGGACGAAGACCGCCACCAGTACCAGCGTCGatgccatctctctctctctctgcctcAGTTTTGCAATGGATAGAGCATGAAGAAGGAAGGGGGGACAAGACGGACAGCCGCTGTCTTAAAAGAGATGggagattaattaattaattaattaattaattaactggttaattaattattgcttGTCAAAAGTTGGATTAAGTTGTATTTATCCTTCTGTTTTCGGCGCATCCTGTAAAACCCGTTTATGATCCAATTGAAAGAGGACGTACGGCTTGCTATCAAGCTTTCTAGTTAACGTGACCACGACGCATATGCATTTAGCGATTATGATCATGCATTTTTTAGGGGCTAGTCGCAGTTTATAAACCACACCTCGTGGTTTCATtgagaataataataaataaatatataaataaataaataaacatgaaatGTCAAAATAATAGGTGAATATGCGCTTGGAAATCAAGGGTTTCATATTTAATCCTCAATAATACAACTGCAATATCCAATTAgaatatgtatatttaatttcacatagaaaaaaattcatgtggAATTCTTATGGAATAAACTCGTATCTTTCATCAGGAGCTTGCCGGAGACGTCTACCTCTCCGGCAACCTCGTCCACTGCAGACCAAGGATGGATGGAATCAAACCAATCTCGGATGCCGATGAGTTCAACATTTGAAGCGGAAATAGGTCGTTCTCGGAAAATCCGGATTGGATTTGTGAGAAGATTATCAAAGCATAAAATTGgttgaagaagagaagaatgtGGAGATGGCCAAACGTCAAATGATGTGTTGGGGTTGGGAGTGTCAAGTGGAATGAACAAACAATTGCCAGTACGAATGCAATCCATCCCAGCGGGTAAATGGGATGTTGAGACCCCACGTGCGATGCACTAAACAAAACAATGGGATTATGAGTATGCCACTCCCAGGCCCCCTCAATATGGACAATTTCGCATATTCTGACAACTCAATTATTTACTAAGAAATTGGTTCGCGAATACGAAACATCTAATACGTTCACACATTTCTTCATGTAGAAGAAACTAAACTACAAAAATGTGCAATTCCAACACAACAGTCAAACGCACATCCATCTCGTGAAAGCGGCCATTTCAGGGTTGCCGATTTACTCAACTCGAtctaagaaaacgaagaacaCGAAAAACATTTGTCTTCGGAAAATGAGCACTTGAGCTGCATGACACAGATGACAACTTTTAATCTATCTGAAGAAAGTGCAATGTCGGTGTGTGTACACTGCTACACatcaatttctttctttaaataaGCAAAAACCAATAAGAAGCTACACCCGCGCCTACGGGAACCAAACAGCTCTCCTCATCTGTGCAAGATATACAATAACACCTAATGTTAGTTTCGTTTCGACACACCAACAATGAAACCCCgcaaaaaataaacataaaccTGAGATGCCCTGATAAAACCCAAAAAACTGCCTTCTCCGTCCGATAAATCTCATAATTTTGGGGGGCACCTGAACTCTATCGTGAATCTGCAAACCCCTCGATGCCCTGATTTTCATTTACAAACACTCAGACCACATATTCTGACAAGGAGCAGAAGAAAATTGCTTTTTGTCTCTCTTAGAAGGGTTCCATTGTCCCGCACTTAAGTCTCTCCATCCGGGCTTGGAGGCCAGACAAGGCCTTCTCATCCATAGGGAGGACTCCAGTCTGCCCAGCGTTCTCCACATTGGTCTGATCCAATGGGTTCTGCATCTGTCCATGGGCCCCGCTGCCGTTCATGTACAGCGCTGCTCGGTTTCCCAAGTCGGGATTCCCAGAAGCTGCAGCTGCCAACTGAATGGTCTTCATCCTCTCTCGGATAGCATCCAAGGTTCCGCTAGTCACTGCATCAACCAAACCCGCTAGTCACAAtgaagttattttattttatttttatatttttaagcaGCA
The sequence above is drawn from the Punica granatum isolate Tunisia-2019 chromosome 5, ASM765513v2, whole genome shotgun sequence genome and encodes:
- the LOC116206652 gene encoding uncharacterized protein LOC116206652; this encodes MASTLVLVAVFVLDLVAFGLAVAAEQRRNTATTARDNSNRRYCLYDSDIATGLGVGALLFLLVSHLLVMAVSRCLCCGKALRPSASRTWAIVLFITTWFFFLIAEICLLAGSVRNAYHTKYRTLLSETPPSCETLRKGVFGAGAAFVVLTGIVSELYYVSFSNANEAPSPYSRDSGIRMGSL